TGCTGGACAAGTCGCCTCTAATTCGCGCAGAATCTTTGGACATCTGAGAGCAATCCGCTTCAATTCCAGAGGGCGACTGCGATTTAACGCACGACGGCATCTTGGAATTTTTTATTACAGCAATCAAGGCCATCTCTTCGGTGGAGGAAAGTAAAGACTGTCCGATGCAAAGGGCACGGATCGGaagtaacaactgtttcgtacTCAAAACGGTAGGAGTTCCATTTCCCAGATGAACTTGATGCTGGGACAATTTGTCCACGAGACGAACTAGTAAAACTCTACACGCTTGGCACACGATAGATATCTGACTTTTGGGAACTGGAAAAGCACGAGATATTACGCGAAGGGATCTCAGCGAGCGACCGCTCTTTCGTTTTCTATCGTAAAAACGAGTACGTAATACTTACACGTATTGGCGCAACCGCTCAGATAATCCGCCGCAAGAGCTGCCACAGACGTGTAAAAGATCTCATGTTGCTCTTCGTCGGAAGTGAATTTACTTTCActaaaaattaaagaaaaattaatCGAAACAGCTCAACGTCTATCGCTCGAATTGGAAACGATAATCGTTATTTTCAGGATTGTCACTACGAACGTAagcccctctctttctctcacacGCTCTTGGTCACTCTCACTCTTTCCTTCTCTGTTCATAGCATCGATCTCGCTTTCGTCGACATTACAATTCTCACCTTTTGACAATACTTTTCGCCAATGCAAAGATTTCAATTTTGTCGAACGTTCCGTGCGACAACGCTAATATTGGTTTCATTATCGAAGACCACTCGTCAGCAGAAGCAgcagcaccaccaccaccaccactttTGGCCGCCATTTTCGCAACTGTTCGACTTTGTTCGAACCTTACTTCCTCGCCCTCGTCGACAATTTAAcacgcgcacgcacgcacataCACACACGCTCGCACGTGCTGCGCGAAAAGGTACGCAAGAAGCGTATCACGCGTCACATATTTCGAGACACATTACAATCATTACAAGTACCATGTACAATTACGTTGCGCTCTATACAGGAGTGCGTTTACGCGTACGTAAAGATTAAGATGCACGTATGTCCGTATGTACAAGTGAAAATTTCGATTCCGCTTTAATAACCAACAACGATCACCGAATGAGAAATCGCCTCGTTCATTTCCATCGTTTCTCATTGGACGTAGGTAGCAACCAACCGTTGCTTTCGTAAAACAGAGTCAGCGAGTAATCTCGTTGCGTATTCGCCTGTTACTTTTCGATTAAGAATCTTCTCTGTGCAAGCTCGTTCATCTCTGTGCATGAAATGCGTTGAATTGAAAATGTTTATAACATTTATCAATACATAGATACTTAGATACCACGAAATGATACTACTACGGAAATGAAATTGTAATTGCAAATCGTTCGAGTCGTCGAAAAATGTTATACATAAAAACTATACAGATTTTTACGTCCCGTAAGAGTAGTGTGCAATTCATTATTATGAATttgatttttccttttttttttttgctttagaAGACCAAAGTTACACGCTTGCAAAACCGAGCATTTTTAAGGAATTTTGTTTTGTTACGAAACTGAGCGTTCATCATGCATTTTATAAGCTACAATGGCAGAGCACAGGAATTGCATTTCAGGACTCAACGTACGATGGAAGGCCCTCTCACATCATGAATAAAAGCCTTACGTTTACACGGACAGAACTCTCAAATCAATGGAACCGttaaattaaaatttgcattgTTTTCAGTCTCcccgtatagatataataataattaatttataaccgatcaaataataaaataaagacaGCACTGTCATCGTTACGAGTAGAAATCTGCCCAGGATGTTTGAAAATGCTGTTATTGGAATAGAAATTCGTTGCTCAACATTTATCATTTGTCAATTTACTTTATTATTAAAAAGCTGAACAATTCGAATCTACACGCGTATCCTGTTAACTTTATTATAATATGTAGGCTTTCATGGTTCGAATCTGTTTCACTTTCGCATACGTACACGTAACGCTGAACCTAAATAACACTGAATTTTGTATCGTAGATAGACATATTTACACCGCTTAACGGTCAAATGGAAAAAATCGCATTATTTTTACTGTTACACAGCCGATGGTACGTTACAAAAGTCTCAACAAAGTCACAAACTAATCGCTTCCTGAAATCTTTGATGAATAGTCGGACATTGATGATTGGTTACCAAGATCTGATTATTGGCAGTATTATTGGAAGTATATCATTGGAAAGAAGATAGGTCCAACTTAACGGCGCTTCGTATTATTTCCCGTTAAAGGCTACGTAGCCGTTGTATACCCGTTGAGATTTTAAAAGCTACCTAACGTTGATGTCTTAACTCTTAATTTTCGTTCAATCATCGTCGCACAGGTTCAATCTTAAACGAAACGAGCGAGATATCGGTCTTGATATCGGAAGACGAACAGCCGTTCCACATTCTTCAACGTAGCGTTCGACGAGTCAATCAACTTTATCGCCAATTTTCATTCCGTCCGTTTAGAGAAAAACAAACGCAAACACTGGCTAGCCACTAGTCAATAGAAAACGATTTCGTCCAGTGATACTCTGTTTCACAGCTCGGCCGTGTTTGCCAAACCGTGTGAAGCCATAATCCAAGAGACACGGTATTCCACGAGAGAAGTGGTTTTAGGCGCAAAAAGTCATAGGCTCACTCGGAACAGACACTAAACAACTCGCTCCTTCCACGCGCGTGTCTTCGATACGAGGGTCGAAGAGGAACGGGTCGTATCGTCTTCCGTTTTAAAATATCGAATCAAGCGATCAGGCGCTATTTCTTGTCACTGTGTCTACTCGATTACGAATTTCATAAATACTTCCTAACTTTATAACGAAAAGTGGTATACGACGTTTACAAGAGAGGAAGCGATATCGTACATGTCCAGCGTGCATTCACGACAAATATAATATCTATTTCGAACGCAAGCGattttcgagaaaaaaaaaagatacttCGTTAGCCACGATAGTTCGTATACAGTAGGACCGTTCATTATCGATTTAATCGTACGTTCAGATTACCGATATTTCTAGATCGTCAACACCGTCGTACCTAAAGACGATCGACATatgtattatatgtatatataatatcgttAATATTAACGACAGATCAGAACAACGTATCATATACGTACTACGTCTTTACTGTTTCCTAGATCTGTATTCTTTTCCTCTTTCACTTTTCTATTAATACTGATAAAGTAATGGCTGCGTAAGCTGACATCGATTATCTTTACGTACGAGAACCTCGAAGCACTGACAACAAATATCGATTGTCCGAACGCATCGCCACAGAGAAAATTTATGAAATATAACTAGCAGGGGCAACAAACGCGTAGGCCGTAATACAATACCCTGAAACACTTTCGCTTGATTCGTATCGCAGTTCAACGCGCTATTTATCATCTTTAACAGCTTCTCTGTTTAGGTTTAGACGACGCGAGCTAGCTTTCTTCGACGTGGTTCCTCGAATAAGGTTACGCTTGTACGCGATGCATACGTATCCGTggcaaacaatatttgctacGAATAAGGCAATCGTGTCCGCATACGAATATTGTACCTACGTAAAATGTACAATATTGCAaatgtaaaatttgaaaaatgcaAATTGTAATGGAAGCAATCATTTATACACACCTGCTCCACGAGATTCGTATGCTACTCTGAAAGCGAATATTTCGAGGCTTTCTTTCCTCCTCTCCTCACGGTACTTTGTCCCTTCTTCGTTCGTGTGCGAATCGAACAAAGGAAGGTGTAAATACACGCATTTCGTTTTGTCTATTTCTTTGCCCGCGCAAGCGTGTACTTTCTTTCATCTTCGTTATCAGGAGCTGATACTTTAGCATCGgagaaaaggagagagagacgaagagagagagagagacgaagagagagagagagagagagagagagagagagagagagagagagagagagagagagtcgaatTAAATTTCACGAACGCCCATCCCAACCACGTGCACAAACGCAGAAGAGGCAATTGGATCGTCTGTATTATTGCGTGGAACTGGCGGAAGAACAATCGCTCTCCATCGATGCCGTATCCGAAAGTGGTGCGGAGGACGACGCTAGAGGTGGCGAATCAGACGCAATGTAATGTTCGCGGAAAACTTTTCCAGATGGTTGCCGCGGAGATGATAGGGCGATATTAACATTTTCCGGTAAAGGAGGTAAAACGTTATTTTGAAATTGTCCGGATATATTACCAACAGGTTGATAATTAGCTACCACGATGATTTTGCCGCTTCTACTGCGAGCTTTTCCAACTCCGAAGTAACGGCTGTTCGCCCAAATTAGTTGCGTAAAATGACCTGTTTCGAAGAGAAAGGATTAACGTGCCGTCTACACAGCTGCAATTAGCCCGCCAACGACGAGTTTCGTATGTCGCAGAAATTAATGGGTTCCTTCGGCATGCCGCCGACCGTCGGATATCGTAGCGACGAGAGGTTGCTCTACACGTGTACACCGTGCCTCATCGATTTCGGTATGGCTACACGGGTTGGTAAACACGACACTAACCCATCGATGTTCTCCACGATACGAGGTCACGAGTGAAACATACCATTGCGAAAGATCAATCGAAACGTATTCATGTTGCCTTCGGAAAATTCTTAATTCTCTAGAATAGTTATTTTAATTTTACGACACAGGTTTTGGGTAAATTACtcttttcttgttttttttcctGTACTCTTCGACCACAAGCCTTCCACGATACGTTCGAACGTACGGTAGGATCACACATCGCGTCAGAATCGATAAGACTAGCGATGTACACTTGCTTTGATTTTTTGCTAGCTGACCGTCGTTGACGGGTCTAATAGATCGAAATGTCGCAAGGAAATACCTGCGTTCACATTGGCGTGAAGAACATCCGGTTCCTTCAAGAAATCGTATTGTTTAACCGCGGAATACCAATAGGACGCAACGTCCTGTCCAGTTACGTCGGTAGGAACGGCACCACCAGGTCGACAGTAAAGATTTTGTCCGACTTCTCGATCGTTTCTATAGTAAAAAGTATTGGTGTGCGCTAAGTGATTGGCCCAGGTTTGCGCGTATTCGCACAACTGTAAAGAAACACAAAGAAGAAAGGGGATAGACGTCGAGTTTAAAAAGCGAGAAACCGTTACATCCGCAAGGTAGACTTGCATCGAGAGCTAGAAAGATCAGTGAGAGAACGGCACCTTATCTCCGAGCACAGAACCGTCTCGCCTACCGTCTCGCGCGCATCGTAGCAGGTGCAATCGCATGGCATTCCTTTTCCTCGTCTTTCTAGCTTCGCACAGTATACGTATCCTTCCGTATCTTTTCGTTCGTAGGCTGTCAATCGTACAAAGGAAACTTTGGTATCATTACCTGTGGCGACATCGTTAGGGGCGGTGCATCGTGCCTTTGTCGATAAACATTGTGCCAGCACAAACATTCGGTAATAAATTCGCTATCCCGCCAGTCGGTCTCCAAATCGTTGTCATCGTGTGCGATGCTCATCGGCCTGTTACTCAGGATCTAGATTTCAAGttgggaaaaaaaaaggaaaaaagaaggagTAGTAAAAACAATTCGGATCTAGAACACTGGCCACTGTCGACTCTTACCTTCTTCAACAGCTTCGGTCGATTGTCAAGCTGACGAATTCGATCGTTATCGAAAAGCAAAGACGATGATGCAGAGCCGCAAGTATCAGAAATTCTATTGGCTTTGTACAGTTTGGATTGTTCGACTCTTTTTCGAAGATTCTCCAGCGCTCTAGCTTCTTCTCTCTTTCTAGAGGGAGGCCAATTAGCGTTGGAAGTGTGAATCATGCTGATTCCGAGAGGGGAGGCGTCCTGGAACAAGAACAAAGTTAGCGGAGGGTGCACGCGACGTTCGGAGTGCGGACGGACACGGCACCTTTTGATGATTACCGTTGGCGAGATTGAAATCCGGGAAACGAGCGTTTTGTGCCAGGAGGCGACGACTGGCTGGACATCGATTGCGATTAATCATCTGCTTTTGAATGGCGTATTCGATGAAATAGGTTTCGAGTCGCGGGTCGTCGGGACGAGAGGACGGCAAGAGTCGTGTGGTTTCTTCCGCGTTGATTTCGGTCAACTCCATGACGAGGGTAGATCCGCAGTGTCCGACGGGGTAGATTCGACTGGTGAGACCGGATGCTGCGAATACAgttgcgcatgcgcattaattGGATCGATGCGGACGACCAGCGGCTGCGTCCTTCTCTTTCCTCCTCTATTTTACTTCGAACGAAATTTCCGAACGTTGCCTTTGTCCTCGTTCCCTTGGTTTCATCTGCACGTTGACTTCAATGTGACAAACACATATATTCGATTTTAATTTCTACCGAACCGAACCTGCACTTCCCGTAAACAGATGTTCGCGATGATCGAGTGTACCAATTTTACGTTTCCGTTTGATATTCGTCCATTGCTAACAATTACGCAAACTCGTATCTCATTCCACTGTTCCTTTCCCCGATGACCGCGTCTCGTTGTTTCTTTAATGCCAAACACAGCTTACGGCGCGGAACACCTTTCAATATTAACATTTTAAACTCACTGTTCTTCAGTTTCGATACAACCGTTCCCTTCCTGTAGGTTATTatctgcaaaaaaaaaaacgcaaaaaTTGCACGCAACATACGTAAAGATGTCGCGTAATGACATTACTCACCTGTAGCAATAAAGTAATGGGAGGATACAAAAGTTCCTACCTTTCTTTCTAAGTCGATGCATCACATTTTAACTTGTCGGTTgtattatcgttattattatttatacaaaTACAGGTTAAACCCGACAACAGTCTATACGTAGCATTCGTAAGACCGAAGAAAACACCATCCTATCATTGGTACGCGGTCGGAACCGCCGTGCAACGGGCGAATAGTATTCATGGAGAATTGGTTACGAAATCTGAAGTCGGTGCTCCTCTCTTCTTAACTACGCGATAAATGAAACTgcgtgttaattaattaatagtcaCAACAAGAAATGATTAACGTTTATATACATTTTTCGAAACTTACGTCAGaaaactggtggcgccatccctgtggaaagtgctgaaactgttcgTCCTTCAGGGTTCAGCCGTTCGTAAAGAGATATACGCCACTACGACGTAAATTATGGCGTTATCGACttccacatctcagcagactcgttcactgtcatctacttccgagggacgttatcgactgccacatatcagcagactcgttcactgccatctacttccaAGGGACGTTAGCGACTTCCACATCTCAGcaaactcgttcactgccatctatctccgagggacgttatcgacttccacatctcagcagattcgttcactgccatctacttccgagggacgttatcgactgccacatctcagcagactcgttcactgccatctattttcgagggacgttatcgactgtcACActtcagcagactcgttcactgccatctacttccgagggacgttatcgactgccacaccTCAGCAggctcgttcactgccatctacttccgagggacgttatcgactgccacacctcagcagactcgttcactgccatctacttccgagggatgttatcgactgccacaccTCAGcaaactcgttcactgccatctacttccgagggacgttatcgactgccacacctcagcagactcgttcactgccatctacttccgcccctcggaaggtacattttcgttaggaaattgtttcaaaattaattcgtgCCATCTATAaagaagagactctcgtttgctacgtctttcaaatttacacgtttttaaaatatattatgcATTTATTTCTGCGCCATCAAAGACATCACATCATAATTATCCTTTACAAAATCTAGATTTATATTTCGCTTATATTTCTACGCTTTCtataagaaacataaaaatataagaaGTTACTTTTAACGCGACATTTAATCCTGTATCACGATTATCAAcggagaaccagcaccatgttcCAGGAACGTTCTCTCGAGTCCACGTTCAAACAATGCAAATATCTCTGTCAATAAAGTCGAAACAAAATTAATTACGTACACGGCGACAGGCAGTGATTGTACGGTTCGCGGATAAGTTTTTTGTTACCGCAGCTAATAACCGAAGCCAGTAGCGAAGACTGCAAAGCCCCTGGACATGCAATTGACATAACGGACTCGTGCGGCTACGTTAGTTGTGTTGAacccttagagctctatggACGCATATATGCGATTTTTCTAAACttttacttcagtttaccttatttGTTAAGGACTTATTGTTTGTAGGAAATTGTACCTTCCGAGGGGCGGAAGTaggtggcagtgaacgagtctgctaagatgtggaagtcgataacgccacaaaataaatttatattaattaattaattaattaatcaaagATGTTGGGTATTATAATGAAAATTGTAGGCGTATAACCATCTAAGTTCTAGTAATATATTATGCGTATGTGCAATTATAAAGGTAATTTATAATCAAAGACTTAATCAGCAATGTTAGAACTATAACGATCGTAGAATGCGTATAATGATTAAAAATGTTCCAAGTGATTAATGCGTGTAAACAATTGAAAGGATTTCTTCGATTAAATGATCAAAATTAATAATGTACTGACATTTGTAATAATCCCTTTTTCTGACCTTTCTCTTGTTTAGTACGCTACATCAAACAATTGCTTACATGTGTATACTTCTAATTTTGTGGACAGACGTCTGACAATGCATTCCAAAGGACTTTATTATTCAAGCAACTATACATGTTTACATCAAATAAGAATAACAGagataaaattataatatccaTGCAATGAAGACTAATGTCTGGCCTATTATTACTATTCAGACAAGAATCGCAAACTCCTGA
This is a stretch of genomic DNA from Xylocopa sonorina isolate GNS202 chromosome 8, iyXylSono1_principal, whole genome shotgun sequence. It encodes these proteins:
- the LOC143426083 gene encoding uncharacterized protein LOC143426083; the encoded protein is MELTEINAEETTRLLPSSRPDDPRLETYFIEYAIQKQMINRNRCPASRRLLAQNARFPDFNLANGNHQKDASPLGISMIHTSNANWPPSRKREEARALENLRKRVEQSKLYKANRISDTCGSASSSLLFDNDRIRQLDNRPKLLKKILSNRPMSIAHDDNDLETDWRDSEFITECLCWHNVYRQRHDAPPLTMSPQLCEYAQTWANHLAHTNTFYYRNDREVGQNLYCRPGGAVPTDVTGQDVASYWYSAVKQYDFLKEPDVLHANVNAGHFTQLIWANSRYFGVGKARSRSGKIIVVANYQPVGNISGQFQNNVLPPLPENVNIALSSPRQPSGKVFREHYIASDSPPLASSSAPLSDTASMESDCSSASSTQ